CAGAAAATCCTCCTGACTTACATTCCATGCAACTGCCGCCGAAGGGAAGAAACCATATTTATTGTTTACCCCGAATTTCGAAGAACCATCGTAGCGACCGGTTACTGTGAATAAATAGCGGTCTTTGAAGTTATAGTTAATACGGCCGAAATAGGAGTTCAACGACCATTCCTGATCACTTGAATTCGGTTTCACCAACGTATTTCCAACATTGAGGTTGTGCCAGCCCCAATAGTCGTCAATAAAATTCTGGGCCGTCACGCCGAAGTTTTCCCAGGAACGTTTTTGCCACGACAAACCGGCCAATGCCGAAATATTGTGGTCTGTTCCGATTGTTTTGTTATAGTTAAGATAATTTTCAAATTGCCAGTACAGCTCATTATTGGCAGAAATGCTGGCCGAACCTTTTTGATCCGCAGAGAGGTTGTTCAAATCGCGTCCTGAATAGAAGTTGTTTTTGTCAAAACGCAGTTCGTAGCTGTAATTGGTCCTGAGAGACAGGTCTGGGGTGAATTTAATGTGGGAATAAATCTGTCCCAATAATTCCGTTCTTGGATTTACCTGGGTACGCTGGTCTGCGATACGGACAGGATTCTCACCACCTTCCATGCCTGGCCAGTCACGGTTTCTACCCCAGCTTCCATCCGGATAATTGATTGGCAGGATTGGAATAGCCTCGAAAACCATCCGGGGTACGTTTAAGCCTCCTGAGCCACCATCGACTTCGTTGATAATGGCTTTGTTTAAAAATAAGCTACCGCCTACTTTTAGCCATTTTGTAGCATCATTATCGAGTGTAATCTTGGCCGAATACCGTTGTAGGGAAGAATTGCGCATTAACCCTCCCTGGTCAGTATAGCCAACGGAAATGCTGTAAGCAGTTTTGTCGGTACCGCCACGAATAGCAAATTCATGGTTCTGGGCGGAAGTGGGTTTGTATATTTCTTTTTCCCAATCGGTATTATAGAGTGGTTTGCCGCTGGAATCGAATAATTTGGGAAAGTTGGCGGGTAGGTTACGAACGTATTTGCCATCCTTAAAACCCTGCTCGTCAAATTTTTCTGCATTGTCGAAAGCCGTATTGTATACATCCATGAACTCAGTGGCGCTCAGCGTTCCCAGTCTGCGGGCAGGCGTGATATAGGATCCCCATACATCATAGGATATTTGCGTGGCCCCCGATTTTCCCCGTTTGGTGGTGATGATGATTACACCATTTGCACCCCGTGCTCCATAAATGGCCGTGGCTGATGCGTCTTTCAGTACTTCAAGTGATTCTATATCATTCGGATTCAGCAGGTTGGGATTACTCACGCCAACAATCCCATCGATTACATACAACGGTTCCAGGCTTGAATTAATAGAGCCTACACCGCGGATCCGGATCCTTGGCTGATAGCCGGGAGCAGAGGAATTGACGGCAACATCTACGCCCGGAATCCGTCCCTGCAGCGACTGCGCAACATTAGTCGCCTGCCGGTCCAGCAATTTTTCTCCCTTAATTGCTCCAACCGAGCCGGTAAGGTCAGTTTTACGGACAGTTCCATATCCGATTACGACGACTTCTTCCATACTCCGGCTGTCCACCTTCAAAGAAACATTGAGGGTCGATTCATTACCGACGGGCATTTCAAGTTTCTCGTAGCCGACGAAGCTGAACACAAGGATTGCATTGTTGTCGGGGACTGATATTTCGAAATCCCCTTCCGAATTGGAGGAAGTTCCCTGGCTTGTGCCTTTTACAACGATATTAACCCCGGGAAGCGGGGAGCTGTTATCTGAATCAGTGATTTTTCCCTTGATGGTTTTTTCGGCAGGAAAGTTTGTTGCCGAAGCCTGTGTTAAAAAGAGCGTTAGAAGAAGTAAAGAAAAAAATGCGGTTGGCAAATATCGCACGGGATATCCGCAGGATCTGAAAGTGTCCATTTTTGATGAGCTTAAGTTAGGATTTGGTATCTGAATGATTCAGGCGTACTGTCGCCATTAGTCGGCGGTTGCGGAAGTAGAATGTAATCCTCTAGCGTAAGGTGTAATCATAGGCGTCAGTTTAGATGAGATCAGATTTCGAATGTTAACAGATCAATGTGTCGGTAATAGCATCCTGTTGAGGTATTTCGCTATTCGATTAAGCTAAAAATTAATTGATATTATGCTATTGTTGAAAGGGTGCAAGATATTATTTATACTTTATAATTGTATCAAAGGATCGGCCTGATACAGAAGAATTATGTTGATCGAGGAGTAACGATACCAATATACGATCGATGCAATATCGATGTCGCTTTCAGTTAAGGTATAGGCGATGGGTGCAGGGTTGCCTATGAAAATCGAGGTCGGGAGCAAAGGTGAGAATGCCTGTGATTAGATTGTAAGTCTATGTGCCCTCATCCTGAACGACCAGAATCGATTATGTCGCGGAGATAGCAGGATCGATATCGACAGCGACATTTCCCTGGCAAAAGAGTAGGTCCATTGCATCACAAGGTACATTGCACCTTAAATAAAAGGGGCTATTGAATTATAAATGGAGGGAGACAGTAATAGCTCATAAATGGTGATAACGGATTGAGCGTTAAAGAACTCTTTTATTGGCGTTTACTCAGATTGATTGCTCGCTCTATGCGTGGCCGATTGTATCGTTGAAGAAAAATCGGATACAAATTCAGCAGGATATTGAGCACCAGCAACCACATGGACCTGTTATATCCATATTTAAATGCTACCAAGATATTGAATCCGAGCACAATGATGAAAATGATAACATGCCCGAATTCAGACTGCTTCGTGCGGTAATGCAGCTGCAGTAAAGTTTGGGTATTCTTCCGGATCGGGTTTGACTTCTTGTTCAGCCTTTCCCATCCGACCCATATCAAAATCTTTCTAAAGATATTGATTCCCAGGTACTCATATATTTTCCCTTTCTTTTCCCAGGCCTTTTCTTGATAATATGCACTCGTCAGCGGGCTCTTCAACGTTTCTGTAAAATAAAGCACGCAGCCCATTAGCAAAAAGTTGATTATCCACGCAAATGAAAAGCCTTGCATATCGATGTAATGCGAAACGCCGTAGATGAGGGCAATGGTAATGATGATAATCAAAGTCAGCGTTAGAGGTTTCCGCATAAATTGGGTTATAGTAGCTAACAGCAATCATACCATTATCCGCCCGGATTTCAAAGCGGCTGCTGTTTGAATAGGGCCCAATAAGTTGCTGGATGTTACACATAATTATAACTTACTTTTACCTTTTGATGTCAACCAAACTCAAATTCTATTCGAAATTTACCTCAAATCTTAAAATGAGTAATTCAGTTTTATTGAAGGTCATTCAGGTATGTGTACTAACCATGTCGCTTCTTTTAACCACTAAGATTTTTTCGCAGGATTTTAATCCGGGAGCAGACAAATATCAAAGCTGGCAGACAGTTTGGGCGAAGCAAAGCAATATAAAGCAGCTGCCAGAAACTATCATGCTGAGGGTGAAGCCCGCAGGATACTTGCATACAAAAGACAGCCCGCTGTAAACGCCACCTATTTCTACGCCATGGCCCAAATGCCGGACAGTGCGCTGGTCAGCCTGGAAAAAGCCGTAAAATTATATGGATTTAGCAATAAAAACTGGATAGAATCAGAGCCTGCTTTGGCTGCGGTCCGGAAGTATCAGGCATATTCACACCTGCTACGGTACATGTTCGACAAAGAAAACGCGCAGCGTGATCCCGATCGGGTTGCGGTGATCACGAGCGACATAGCGCTGTTCTGGAAAGTTTATGACCGATATAAAAAAGACTCTTCCAACGCTCAGAAGTTGTTTCTCACCGAATATTTCGAGAAAGGTACCCCCGATTTGCAGGAATATTACAGAATTAAAACTCCAAACATCGGCGGTATCAAAGGTTTTGTTCACAACCTTAAAATTATGCCCGAATATTATGCCAGTATCAGGGCTAACACTGAACAGGTTAGCACATTGGAGGATTCCCTCCGCGTCATATTCCGGAATCTGAAACACTGGTACGAGCCTGCCACTTTTCCCAGTGTAGCTTTTGTAATCGGAGGATGGAGCTCAGGAGGAACTGTTACCGGTTACGGCTCTATCTTGGGGGTCGATATGCAGGCGGCGAGCAAGGGTACGCCCACTCATGAATTGAACTTGTGGCAGAAAAAAAACATGTTGCCATTTAACGAATTGAAGCATGTGGTAGCGCATGAGCTAGTGCATGTACAACAAAATAACATGGCCGCTGACACCATCCTGCTCCGCTATGCGATTGTGGAAGGTATGGCTGATTTTATCGGGGAGCTAATCAGCGGCAGAACGGCCAATCAGCGCCTTCATGTCTGGGCTGTTGGAAATGAACGGAGGGTTTGGGAAGAGTTTAAAAAGGAAATGTATCTGGACCGCCACTCAAACTGGATTGCTAACAGCAGTCAGGAGACAGCCGACCGCCCAGCCGACTTGGGTTATTGGGTAGGCTATCAAATCTGCAAAGCTTATTTTGATCAGGCAGCCGATAAGAAAAAGGCGCTGCACGACATGCTGAACATCAGGGATTACAGGGCATTTTTGGCGCAGAGTAAATTGGATGAGAAAATTTCTGGAGGTAACAAATAAATCACCCAGGCTGGCACGGCGACGGTGTCAACAGCCTGTTTTTGATACTGTAAGTCTAAAAGTAAGACGCAGGGATGGCGTCTGTTTATAGTAAGGGAACTTGTGAAAATCCAGGGTGCCTTACGAAGAAACTCCGGGATGCCCCCCAACTTCGCGGACTAATCACATATTCGCTTCCCAAGGGCAGCAAATAAAAAGGACTCACAAGTTTTACCTCGTAAGTCCTTGATTTTCAGAGTGGGCCCACCTGGAATCGAACCAGGCACCTACTGATTATGAGTCAGTTGCTCTAACCGAATGAGCTATAGGCCCTCGCGCCATGGGCGTGATTGAGGTGCAAAATTAGCGAAAGGCGCCAAATCTCCAAACGTTATCTGTAAGAATAACCTTTTTCGTCCGTTGCTTCTTTTATTACTTTTGAGAAAAAATAGCTTTGAATAAAAGAAAAATAATCAATGACCCTGTCTACGGGTTTATCACGATTTCCTCGGATCTGCTCTATGACCTGGTAGATCACCCATTTTTTCAGCGTCTGAGGAGAATCAAGCAGCTGGGCCTTGCCGATATCGTTTATCCCGGCGCATTGCATACACGTTTTCATCACGCGCTTGGCGCAATGCACTTAATGAGCCAGGCCCTCAGAGCTTTGCAGGAAAAAGGACACCTTATTTGGGAGCCGGAGCTGGAAGCGGCGCAGGCTGCGATCCTGCTGCATGATCTGGGCCACGGCCCCTGTTCGCACGTTCTTGAAAGTGTCATGCTGCCGGGCGTGGAGCACGAATCGATTACGCTCGCGATGATGAAAGAATTGAACAGGCAAATGGGAGGCCGGCTCGACATTGCGATACAAATGTTTGAGGGTACTTATCCGCGCAGGTTCTTTCATCAGATGATTTCCAGTCAGCTGGATATGGACAGGATGGACTACCTCAACAGGGACAGCTTTTATACAGGCGTGATCGAAGGTTCTATCGGTGCCGACAGGCTGATCAAGATGCTGGATATCAGTCATGATCAGTTGGTAGTAGAAGAAAAGGGATTACTGAGCATTGAGAATTTTCTGCACGCCCGCAGGCTTATGTACTGGCAGGTTTACCTTCACAAGACCTTGCTGAGTGCGCAGGCAATGCTCACCCAGATCCTCTTCCGTGCCCGGAAGCTGGCAAGCAACGGGGATCAATTATTTGCCACCCCGGACTTTGACAGGTTTTTGCGCAACAATTTCACGCTGCACGACTTCGATACCCAGCCTGATTTGATTGCGGCTTTCAACGGTTTGGATGATAATGACGTATGGGCTTCTGTGAAAGCATGGAAAACACACGAAGATCCGGTTCTGTCCGTTTTATGCAGAAAATTACTAAACAGGGATTTGTTTAAGATCCAGTTTTACAAGGAACGCCCGGGTGTCGAAGTCCTGGAACCGCTGAAAGAACAGCTCAGGAGCGCGGGTGTCAGGGGGGAAGATCTCGATTATTTTTTAGTAGAAGGAGAAACAGCCAATTGGGCTTACGCAAAAGAGCAGGACCCGATCCGTGTTAAAATGAAGAACGGAACTTTACTTGATATTGCAGATGCTTCGGACATTCCGACCATTGAAGCGCTCACTAAGATTGTACGCAAGTACTATGTATGTTGGGGTAAAAATGTATCTTTGCGTGGTTAGTAAGGATCAAATCAAGAAGAAGCCGTCTTAATAATTTACGCAACATACTCGAAATAAATTACCCGAAATTAGCCGAAAAATATGAAATTTACTGTCAGCGAGATTGCCCAAATGCTTGATGGAACTATTGTTGGAGATGAAAAAATTACAATTGATTCGGCTGCTAAAATTGAGGAAGGGCGTCCGGGCTGCATATCCTTTTTAGCCAATAGCAAATACGAACCTTACGTCTATTCCACACTTTCTTCCGCAGTTATAGTAAATAAGGACTTTGTTCCCAAAAAAGAGGTTTCCACTACCTTAATATATGTGGAAAATGCTTACACCGCTTTCACCATTCTTCTGGAAGAATATCAAAAACGTCTTGCGCAAAACAAATTGGGCATCGAGCAGCCTTGCTTTATCGGCACCAACAGCCAGGTAGGTGCAGACGTTTATCGCGGCGCTTTCTCTTACATCGGTGATAATTGTGTAGTAGGCAACGGGGTTAAAATCTATCCCAATACCTATCTGGGCGACAATGTGACGATTGGAGATCATACTGTTATTCATACAGGCGCACGGATTTTTAAGAATACAGTAATTGGTAAGAATTGTGTCATCTCAGCCAATGCTGTGATCGGCGGTGACGGTTTTGGCTTTGCACCACAAGCTGACGGCACCTATAAAACGATTCCGCAATTAGGAAACGTAATCATTGAAGACGATGTCAATATCGGGTCAAATACAACGATTGACTGCGCAACAATGGGATCGACTATTATCAGACAGGGAGTTAAAATCGATAACCTTGTTCAGATCGCACATAATGTGGAGATTGGAAAAAATACCGTAATTGCGGCACAGTCCGGAGTGTCGGGGTCGACAATTGTGGGCGAGCAATGTGTCATAGCGGGGCAGGTCGGGCTGGTTGGCCATATTACAGTAGCAAATAATACCAAGATCGGGGCTCAAAGCGGATTAGGCAAGTCTATTAAAAAAGAGGGCTTGTCGCTTTCCGGATCTCCGGCACGTGATTTAAATGAGCATTTAAGATCCATGGCGCTGGTAAGAAGGCTTCCTGAAATGGAGGAGCGCCTGAAAGATCTTGAAAGAAAGCAGGAAACTTCTGATTTTCAATAGTAAAATCACCCCAAATACCCCAACGAGCCTTTATGCAGAAAAGGAATTTCTAATGAACGAAAAACAACAAACCATTTCCAGATCAGTATCCGTAACGGGAGTGGGTTTACATACGGGTGTAGTTGCGACGATGACGTTCGTTCCGGCGCCAGCCAACCACGGATACAAGTTCCAGCGCGTCGATTTACCGGATCAGCCTATTGTAGACGCCGATGTGGACAACGTGGTAGATCTTTCAAGAGGGACCACCATTGAGCAGAACGGAGCCCGCATTCATACGGTGGAGCATACGCTCGCTGCTTTAGTAGGATTACAGATTGATAATGTACTGATCCAGCTTGACGGCCCGGAGCCTCCCATTATGGATGGCAGTTCGATCAAATTTGTAGACGCGCTGCTTGACGCAGGGATTGAAGAGCAAAATGCCTACCGCAATTACTTTGAAGTTCCCGAATACGTACATTATATCAATAAGGAAAAAGACACAGAGCTGGTCGCGTTACCGCTTTCTGATTACAGGCTGACGGTGATGGTTGATTATAACTCAACCGTGATCAGCAGCCAGCACGCTTCTTTAAATGATATTACCTTATTTAAAGATGATATCGCAGAATGCCGCACGTTTGTCTTTTTGCATGAGCTGGAAGCATTGTACCGCCAGAACCTGATCAAAGGAGGCGACCTTACCAATGCGATCGTGATCGTGGACCGCGAGGTACGCGATGGTGAGCTGGATCATTTGTCACAACTTTTGAACAAACCAAAAGTGAGTGTCAACAAATCCAAGGGGATATTGAATAATGTAGACCTGCATTATCCCAACGAAATGGCCCGGCACAAGCTGCTGGACCTCATCGGTGACCTTGCTCTGGTAGGGCGACCGCTGAAAGCGCAGATACTTGCTGCACGTCCCGGGCACGCAGCGAATGTAGCGCTGGCTAAAAAGATCAAGAAACTGATCAAGTCCGGAAAAGGAGATATTCCACAATACGACCCGAACAAAGCGCCGATATTTGACATCAATCAGATCGGTAACCTGCTGGCGCACCGTTATCCTTTCCAAATGATCGACAAGATCATCGCCCTGGACGAAAACAGTGTAGTAGGGGTGAAAAACGTAACGATTAATGAGCAGTTTTTTCTGGGACACTTTCCTGGAAACCCCGTTATGCCTGGCGTTCTGCAACTGGAAGCGATGGCGCAGACCGGCGGGATCCTGGTACTCACAAGCGTTCCGGATCCTGATAATTACTGGCCTTATCTGATAGGTATAGACGCCTGCCGTTTCCGCCGTAATGTTTTCCCTGGTGATACCGTTATTTTCAAATGCGAGTTTACTTCTCCGATGAAAAGAGGTATCGTAAAAATGAGTGGCCGTGGATACGTCGCGGGCCAACTGGTATGTGAAGCTGATATGATAGCAAGCCTGGTAAAGAAAAAATGACACCAACCTTAGCATATATTCATTCTGACGCGAAAGTCGCTCAAAATGTTGAGATTGAGCCTTTTGCCATGATCCATTCCGATGTTGAGATTGGTGAGGGTACCTGGATCGGCTCACACGCTGTAATCAATTCGGGCGCGAGGATCGGCAAAAATTGCCGGATCTATCCCGGCGCTGTTATTTCCGCAACGCCGCAGGATCTGAAGTACAACAATGAATACACACTTACTGTTATCGGCGACAATACAACGATCAGAGAGTATGCAACTATCAGCAGAGGTACAGAAGAGCATTGGAAAACCGTTGTAGGTTCCGATTGCCTCATAATGGCCTATGCACACGTTGCACACGATTGCCGGGTTGGTAACAATTGTATCGTTGGGAATAATGTGCAAATGGCTGGCCATGTACACGTCGGTGATTGGGCCATTGTGAGTGCGTTAAGTGCTGTACATCAGTTTGTTAAGATAGGAGCTCATTCGTTTGTCTCAGGTGCTTCCCTGGTCCGCAAAGATGTGCCTCCATTTACAAAAGCAGCGCGGGAGCCTATTTCCTATGTGGGTATCAACTCCGTAGGTCTCAGACGCAGAGGGTACAGCAATGATAAGATTGTAGAGATCCAGAATATTTACCGTTACATATTCATGCGCGGGCTGAATAATGCCGAAGCTTTGCAAAAAATAGAACTGGAACTTCCGCCGTCAAATGAGCGTGACGAGATTATCAATTTTGTTCGGAATTCAGAACGAGGTATTATGAAGAGTCCCTTTCAAACCAACGGGGCAAGCGAGACAGAAGCTTAAACAATATCAATACGAAAAACGCCGGATCGTGCACTGCCCCCCAAAAGTTAGACACTTCTTGGGGGTATTTTTATGGGTAAAAACAGAAAACACAGTGCAGAGTTGAGGTTAGCGGTTGTAAAATCTTATTTAGGCGGAGGTGGTATTAATGAATTGGCCAGACGCTTTGGGATTACTAGGTCCTGTATACAGAAATGGGTGGGACACTATAAACAAGGCGGCGGTTCAAGTCTTTTGCCGCAATACGGGCGCGATTACACAATAGAATTTAAGCAACAAGTTGTGTTCGCTTATCAGAAACAGGGTTTATCTTTGAATGAGTGCTGCTTCAAATTTAAAATACCCAGTAAAAGTACTTTACATGTTTGGGTCCGGCAGTATGAGCAGTTTGGTATAGATGGTTTTAGCACGGCCCGTGGCAGGCCCAGGTCTATGAAAAACAAACCCAAGATCATAAAAACATACGGTCCATTGACCCGGTTAGAGCAGCTCGAAAACGAAAACCTGCGCCTGAGGGCAGAAAATGACTTGCTAAAAAAGTTGGATGCCTTAATCCGCCAGAAGGAAGCTGCGCAAAAGAAAAAGCGTTGACAATCCATGGGTTAAGGCAGAAATATCCGCTTGAATTGCTTTTGGAGCTCTTTGAAATACCCAGGAGCAATTTCTACTACCATATTAAAAATAGCGCTCAGGCCAGCAAGTATAAGGAGGCGAAAAAGCAGATCAGGCAAGTTTACGATCGGCATAAGGGAAGGTTCGGCTACCGTCGCATCACAATGATGATCAGGAAGATGGGCAGCGAGCTCAACCATAAAACGGTCTTAAAGCTGATGAAGTCCATGGGCCTGAAATCGTTGATCCGTCTCAAAAGGTACCGCTCTTACAAAGGCCAGACAGGCAGGGTTGCGCCCAATATTCTCAACAGGGATTTTAAATCTGAAAAACCATCACAGAAATGGGCGACGGATGTCTCCGAGTTCAGGGTGAAAGACAAAAAACTTTTTCTGTCTCCTATTATTGACCTGTTTAATGGAGAAATCATCAGTTACAACCTGTCCGAATCAGCTAATTTTAAGCAAGTAACACAAATGCTCGAAACGGCATTTAAAAAGATCAATAAGCCAGAAAATCTGGTACTGCATTCCGACCAGGGCTGGCAATACCAAATGAGTAAATATCAAAAAATACTTGAATCGAAGGGTATTATCCAAAGCATGTCCAGAAAAGGCAACTGCCTGGACAATGCGATTATTGAAAACTTTTTTGGCACCATTAAATCAGAGTTGTTCTACCTGAACAAATACCAAAGCACCGACCAGCTGAAAGAAGACATCAAGGAATATATCGACTACTACAACAACGACAGGATCAGGCTTAATTTAAATGGAATGAGCCCGGCACAATACCGGGCTCATCACACTAATCGTTAAATTATAAAACGTCCAACTTTTGGGGTTCAGTCCATCGACCGGCGTTTTTTTTATGCTCCAACCGTAACGATATCACCCTCGCGCAACGTAGCCAATATCTTGGCTACGGCATTTTGACCGAACATAATCTTGTTATTGAATTTTCGAAAGGTAGCCAGGGTTTTAAGTGGTTCCGGGCCTTTTTCAGCTGTCTGTGGGTCGATTGTCGTGAGTACGCAGCGGGCGCAGGGTTTGACTATTTCAAAAGTCGCAGCACCGATATTCACATTCTTCCATTGATCTTCTTCGAATGGCCTAGTTCCGGAGATTACAAAATTTGGCCGAAAGCGCCGCATAGTAATTTCACTTTCGAGCTTTGTATTCAGTTCCTGCAATGAAGCTTCCGAAATAATCAGGAATGGGTATCCATCTGCAAAACTTACGATTTCACCATTTTTTGCATATTTCGGATCGGCTTTTCTTTCGGTATTCTCAGGCATTTTTACCAGTTGCGCTGGAAAACCGAGTTGCTCACTCAACCACTGATCCGCCTCATTAGAAACCGTAACAGCTTCCACCACATCATCCCAGATCGTGACTGTTCGGGGGTGAGAAGTAACTGGCTGGAATGGTACTGTAAATGCATTGTCCGGCTCTGTTCGGTTTAGGATTTTTAAGCCTTCGCTGGTCACATAGACATCTATCAGGGCCATTTTGGGCAAAGTGCGCTGCGTGACGAACTTATTGTTTTCATCGATGATCATCCAGCGGCGATCTAATTGCAGTCCTCTTTCTTCCATTTTCGCCTCACTGAGCCGGATTCCGCCCAGTGATTTTACAGGATAGATCCAGATTTCTGAAAGGTGCATATGCAGATGTGTATTTTATTTAATGGTCATTCAATTCAAAAATCCATTCTCGCAAGCGGGCTCACTGTCTGATCGCAAAAATCGCCTTCGATGAATTTATAATGCGCCGCAATGGCGATCATCGCCGCATTGTCGGTACAGTATTCAAATGCGGGGATATAAACATTCCAGCGCTGATTCTGGCCCATTTCTAAAATGGATTTGCGCAGGCCCGAATTTGCCGAAACACCTCCTGCGATCGCGATCTCCTTAATTCCGGTTTCCCGGGAAGCTTTTTTTAGTTTTTTCAATAAAATATCAACCAGCGTATACTGAATACTGGCACATACATCAGCTATATTTTCGGTGATGAACGCCGGATTTTCGCGCACCTGTTTTTGTAGAAAATACATAAAAGACGTCTTGATACCGCTGAAAGAAAAGTCCAGGCCGGGCATTTCAGGAAGTGGAAATGCGTAGGCGTTCGGATCACCTGCTGCGGCATATTTATCGATCAGCGGGCCACCGGGGTAGGGAAGCTCAAGTAGTTTGGCGGTTTTATCAAATGCTTCTCCCACTGCGTCATCGCGTGTTTCTCCTATAATTTCCATTTCCAGCGGCGACGAAACTTTTACGATCTGAGTATGTCCGCCACTTACAGTCAGACATAGAAACGGGAATGCAGGTTTGGGGTCATCGATGAAATGCGCAAGTACGTGCGCCTGCATATGATTCACCTCGATCAGCGGGATGCCGAGCCCCAGCGCCATGGATTTGGCAAATGAAGTACCTACCAGCAGCGCGCCCAGCAAGCCCGGTCCACGCGTAAAAGCAATGGCATCCAGGTCTTTTTTTGTTACTTTTGCGTCATTCAACGCTTTGTCTGCTACTGGTAGAATATGTTGCTGATGCGCACGCGATGCCAATTCGGGCACTACTCCTCCGTAAAGGGTGTGAATGAGCTGCGTAGCAACAACATTGGAGCGGATTTCCCCGTTAGTGATTACGGCCGCGGAGGTTTCGTCACAAGAAGATTCAATGGCGAGGATGGTCATAACTATTGAATTATTCACAAAATTAAGCATTAACAACAAGATAAGCAGTATTGCCTGCGAAGCTGTAATATGTTTAAATTCTTG
This Dyadobacter sp. UC 10 DNA region includes the following protein-coding sequences:
- the tsaD gene encoding tRNA (adenosine(37)-N6)-threonylcarbamoyltransferase complex transferase subunit TsaD: MTILAIESSCDETSAAVITNGEIRSNVVATQLIHTLYGGVVPELASRAHQQHILPVADKALNDAKVTKKDLDAIAFTRGPGLLGALLVGTSFAKSMALGLGIPLIEVNHMQAHVLAHFIDDPKPAFPFLCLTVSGGHTQIVKVSSPLEMEIIGETRDDAVGEAFDKTAKLLELPYPGGPLIDKYAAAGDPNAYAFPLPEMPGLDFSFSGIKTSFMYFLQKQVRENPAFITENIADVCASIQYTLVDILLKKLKKASRETGIKEIAIAGGVSANSGLRKSILEMGQNQRWNVYIPAFEYCTDNAAMIAIAAHYKFIEGDFCDQTVSPLARMDF
- a CDS encoding helix-turn-helix domain-containing protein, which produces MGKNRKHSAELRLAVVKSYLGGGGINELARRFGITRSCIQKWVGHYKQGGGSSLLPQYGRDYTIEFKQQVVFAYQKQGLSLNECCFKFKIPSKSTLHVWVRQYEQFGIDGFSTARGRPRSMKNKPKIIKTYGPLTRLEQLENENLRLRAENDLLKKLDALIRQKEAAQKKKR
- a CDS encoding MOSC domain-containing protein yields the protein MHLSEIWIYPVKSLGGIRLSEAKMEERGLQLDRRWMIIDENNKFVTQRTLPKMALIDVYVTSEGLKILNRTEPDNAFTVPFQPVTSHPRTVTIWDDVVEAVTVSNEADQWLSEQLGFPAQLVKMPENTERKADPKYAKNGEIVSFADGYPFLIISEASLQELNTKLESEITMRRFRPNFVISGTRPFEEDQWKNVNIGAATFEIVKPCARCVLTTIDPQTAEKGPEPLKTLATFRKFNNKIMFGQNAVAKILATLREGDIVTVGA
- the lpxA gene encoding acyl-ACP--UDP-N-acetylglucosamine O-acyltransferase, whose product is MTPTLAYIHSDAKVAQNVEIEPFAMIHSDVEIGEGTWIGSHAVINSGARIGKNCRIYPGAVISATPQDLKYNNEYTLTVIGDNTTIREYATISRGTEEHWKTVVGSDCLIMAYAHVAHDCRVGNNCIVGNNVQMAGHVHVGDWAIVSALSAVHQFVKIGAHSFVSGASLVRKDVPPFTKAAREPISYVGINSVGLRRRGYSNDKIVEIQNIYRYIFMRGLNNAEALQKIELELPPSNERDEIINFVRNSERGIMKSPFQTNGASETEA
- a CDS encoding bifunctional UDP-3-O-[3-hydroxymyristoyl] N-acetylglucosamine deacetylase/3-hydroxyacyl-ACP dehydratase, yielding MNEKQQTISRSVSVTGVGLHTGVVATMTFVPAPANHGYKFQRVDLPDQPIVDADVDNVVDLSRGTTIEQNGARIHTVEHTLAALVGLQIDNVLIQLDGPEPPIMDGSSIKFVDALLDAGIEEQNAYRNYFEVPEYVHYINKEKDTELVALPLSDYRLTVMVDYNSTVISSQHASLNDITLFKDDIAECRTFVFLHELEALYRQNLIKGGDLTNAIVIVDREVRDGELDHLSQLLNKPKVSVNKSKGILNNVDLHYPNEMARHKLLDLIGDLALVGRPLKAQILAARPGHAANVALAKKIKKLIKSGKGDIPQYDPNKAPIFDINQIGNLLAHRYPFQMIDKIIALDENSVVGVKNVTINEQFFLGHFPGNPVMPGVLQLEAMAQTGGILVLTSVPDPDNYWPYLIGIDACRFRRNVFPGDTVIFKCEFTSPMKRGIVKMSGRGYVAGQLVCEADMIASLVKKK
- a CDS encoding IS3 family transposase; the protein is MELFEIPRSNFYYHIKNSAQASKYKEAKKQIRQVYDRHKGRFGYRRITMMIRKMGSELNHKTVLKLMKSMGLKSLIRLKRYRSYKGQTGRVAPNILNRDFKSEKPSQKWATDVSEFRVKDKKLFLSPIIDLFNGEIISYNLSESANFKQVTQMLETAFKKINKPENLVLHSDQGWQYQMSKYQKILESKGIIQSMSRKGNCLDNAIIENFFGTIKSELFYLNKYQSTDQLKEDIKEYIDYYNNDRIRLNLNGMSPAQYRAHHTNR